The DNA region GGTGGTTCCGGAAGCGGATCCCGTACATGTCCCAGGCTTCCCGCTCGTACCAGTCGATCCCCGGCCACACCGACACGGCGGAGTCGATCACCGGATCCTCCTCGGGGATCCTCGCCTTGATCCGGACCCGGTGCTTCTTCTCGAGGGAGTAGAGGTGGTAGACCACCTCGAACCGCGGCTCCTCCCCGAGGTAATCCACCCCCGTCAGGTCCATCGCGAACCCGAACTGCAGGTCGGGATCGTCCCGCAGGAAGGTCAGGATCTCCACGATCCGCTCCCGGTGGACGAGCGCCGTGGCGTCCCCGAAGTCGGAGTGGGTCGACACGACGTTGTCGCCGAACCGCCTCCTCAGCTTCTCGAGGACCGGAGTTGCCCGTTTCGCTTCCATCTCCCCGGCCGTCCTTCAGATCTTGATCGGCCAGCGTTCGGCCGCCCGCGGCGCTCCGGTCTCCAGCAGCTTCTGGATCGCCACCACGGAGTCGATGATCCCCTCGGGGTTCGGCGGGCATCCCGGGATGTAGACGTCCACCGGGATGATCTTGTCGATCCCCTGGAGCACGCTGTAGTTGTTGTAGAAGCCGCCCGACGCGGCGCAGGCTCCCATCGCCACCACCCACTTCGGCTCGAGCATCTGGTCGTAGATCCGCTTCAGCACCGGCGCCATCTTGTAGTTGACCGTCCCCGCCACGAGCAGCATGTCGGCCTGCCGGGGGGAGAAGCGGACCACCTCGGCTCCGAAGCGGGAGAGGTCGTAGTGGGTGCCGAAGGCCCCCATCACCTCGATCCCGCAGCAGGCGGTCGCGAAGGTGAAGGGATAGATCGAGTACTTCCGCCCCCAGGCGAGCATCGACTCGAAGGTGGTCAGGAAGAAGCCGGAGGCTCCGTCCTTGCGGTGCTCTACTGCCATTCGAGCGCTCCCTTCTTCCACGCGTAGAGAAGCCCCGCGAGCAGGATGACCACGAAGATCGCCATCTCGACGAAGCCGAACCAGCCGAGCTCCCGGAAGAGGACCGCCCAGGGATAGAGGAAAGCCGCCTCCAGGTCGAACAGGATGAAGAGCAGGGCGACCAGGTAGAACTTGACCGAGACCCGGACCGAGGCGGAGGTCAGGGGGTCCACACCGCACTCGTAGACGCTGTACTTGACCGGGTCGTACCGCTTCGGCCCGAGCGCCTGGGACAGGAAGACGAACGCCATCGACATCCCGACCCCGACCAGCAGCAGGAGCAGCACCGAGAAGTAGGGGTCGGAGAAGGATACGGAGGAGAGGATGCTCGCCACGGGCGCTCCCTGTCTCAGTTCCCCAGAATGTTCACAGAAGCCTCGGCCATCCGGATAACGGGCTCCCAGTATACACCGAGCAGCAGCGTGGGGAACAACAGGATCCCCAGCATCACCCGCGGCACCGTCGCGACCGGAAGCTCGGAGGTCTCCCCGGCGTCCACGAGGAACATCACCTTCACGATCCGCGCGTAGTAATACAGGGAGACCACGCTGTTCAGCGCCGCCACCAGCGCCAGCCAGTAGACCCCCCGGTTGATCACCTCGGCAAAGAGGTAGACCTTCCCGATGAACCCGGAGAAGGGGGGGATCCCGGTCAGGGCGAAGAGGAACACCGACAGCGACACCGCGGCGAAGGGGGCGCGGCTTCCCAGCCCCGCGAAGTGGGAGAGGTCCTCTCCCTTCAAGCCGTTGGAGACCAGCACGACGACGTAGAAGGCCCCGAGGTTCATGAAGAGGTAGACCACGAGGTAGAAGAGGATCGCCTTGAGCCCCACCGAGGTCAGCAGGACGAACCCCATCAGCATGTACCCGGCGTGGGCGATCGAGGAGTAGGCCAGAAGCCGCTTCACGTTCGACTGACTCACCGCGACCAGGTTCCCCACCGTCATCGTCACCGCCGAGAGGACGGCGAAGAGGAAGGTCCAGTCGATCCCGGGGGCGAGCTTCCAGGTCCCGGCCACCGCGTCCGGCGAGGCGAAGACGGTGTAGAAGAAGCGGACCAGCACCGCGAAGCCGGCCGCCTTCGGCCCCACCGAGAGGAAGGCGGTCACCGGCGTGGGGGCCCCCTCGTACACGTCGGGGCTCCACATGTGGAAGGGAACCGCGGCGATCTTGTACCCGAACCCCACCGTCACCATCACCGCCGCCAGGAAGACCGGCACCGGGGCCGACCCCGCGGCCAGCGTCCGCCCGATCTCCGCGATCTGGGTCGTCCCGGTGAGCCCGTAGAGGAGGGAGAACCCGTAGATCATCACCCCCGACGCAGTCGCCCCGTAGACCACGTACTTCGTGGAGGCCTCCGTCGACCGGGCCCTCCCCTTGAGGTACCCGGCCAGCAGGTAGGACGGGATCGAGACCAGCTCGAGCGCCACGTAGAGCATCACCAGGTCGGTCGCCGAGGAGAGGAGGAACATTCCGAGCAGGACGGAGAGGAGGAACACGTAGTACTCGGCCTGGGTCCGCTCCGCGATCTCGGCGCTGTCCATCGACATGAAGATGACGACCAGCGTGGCCAGCGCGGTCAGGACCTTGAAGAAGACGGCGAACCCGTCGGCCGCCACCATCCCCTCGAAGATCGACTTCCCGTACCCGGCCGGGGAGTACCAGGCCAGTAGGATCGCGGTTCCCGTCCCCAGGAGCGCCAAAAGCG from Deltaproteobacteria bacterium GWC2_65_14 includes:
- a CDS encoding NADH dehydrogenase, giving the protein MEAKRATPVLEKLRRRFGDNVVSTHSDFGDATALVHRERIVEILTFLRDDPDLQFGFAMDLTGVDYLGEEPRFEVVYHLYSLEKKHRVRIKARIPEEDPVIDSAVSVWPGIDWYEREAWDMYGIRFRNHPNLKRILMYEEFTGHPLRKDYPKARRQPTLGPDE
- a CDS encoding NADH-quinone oxidoreductase subunit A, which produces MSMAFVFLSQALGPKRYDPVKYSVYECGVDPLTSASVRVSVKFYLVALLFILFDLEAAFLYPWAVLFRELGWFGFVEMAIFVVILLAGLLYAWKKGALEWQ